The genomic window TATTGCAAAATGATTCTGCATATTTGCAGAATGCACCATGCTGAATTGAGAGGATTTTCGTTTTGTCCTCGCGGTGGCGCGCATGGTGCAGCCTCGTGCATGGCCAGCGTTGTCAAATAGAGCTACGAGATTCATGTACGTGAAAAATCTAGGACGCATTCCAGGGCTCACTAGGCGATTTTAGGATTTCTCGTAGCGATCCGACACGGAGCTGTGACAGCATATGGCTGCGAGGCGACACAGATGGACATACTGTTTTGGGTGGTAGCTGTTTTGGGTGGTAGGCGGGATAATTGTGTTTGTAGCACTGGGCCGCGCCTTCTACACGCGACCGCGTGACCGTCGCTTTAAGTCTGGCTTCAAGTGGAACGAAGCGGCAATGCCGATGAAGCATCGTCTTCTTTGGTTGACCGTCGCATTCGTGGTCGTGATGGTGCTGATCGCCATTCACGATGCCTCGCCAAGATAGCGGCGCGCAGGAGAGCCCACGTGACCAAGTCGAAAAGAGAAAGGCCAAGAACATAAAACCTGACGACCATTTCGCCGCCGGGGCCCATGGAGTTTGCGCGGTTCGGCAGGATAGTGCTTGGCCGGTCAAGAGCTACGCACGTTATCGGGCTGGGCGGCAAGGAGACGGGCGATTCAGAAAAGCTCGCAGCAGCCCGGATGGTCGACTACGTGCAAAGCGTGATTGTGTCGGTGAAGCCCGCGCAATACGCAGACAACGTAAGCGATGAAGATTGAGCCAAGCTGAAAGCCGATGTCGAGACATTGTTCCAGCGTCTCACGCTTGATTATCAAATGTGCCTCACGGCTCACCGCCGGGCTCAAGACCCGCAACTGGACATGCCGCTGGAGGAGTTTCGGTTCCGCGCGGAAACGCTCTGGCTGAATATTCGAGGCAAACGCTATAAGCTTCATGAACGACAGGCGTTGCTTGATGCGCTCGCGCCGCACTCGGATGTTCTGTTGAAGCTATTCGGGCTGGACGCAGTTGCATCGGCGACCGAGTTCGACAATTTTGACTAGACATACGCATGGCTTCATGGACATCGCAACCGACATGAAGGAGTTGGAGGAGAAGTCGATAGCGCGGCTTGAAGAACTTGCCGCAAAGGAAGAAATACTGGATTTGGAGGCGCTCAGGGCCAAAGTATTCGAAGATCCCAGCCTTACCGCGCTGCGCGATAGGTTTGCGGGTGCGATGTTTGGTTTTGATATATTCGACGTTGAAAAAAACACCGCTCTGCCCAAGGCGCTCCTAGATGCGTTGAGCTATTCACCCGGCGAAGATGCGGAATTCTTCGCACCGGGCGAATTTGCAGGATGGCCGTTGCGCATATGGCCGGTAATGCGGCGACCGTTTATCCGGCTCAATGGTTCGACGTATTGCTTCGACATCTTCAGCCTGTTCGATAACATCTACCGCGCATTGCGGCGGATCGTTGTTGAGCTTGAACCCACCTGATGCATTCACTGCGCTAGCGGCGCGCGCGCAGCATCTCGTGCCGCTCGGTATCGATGTCGGCCAGCGCCCGTTGTGGCCACTCTCGGTGGATGATCTTCGAGTTTATGCCGAGCTTTTCGACAATCCGCTGATCTTTTTACATTTCGTCGAGCAGCGCGTACGGGCGGGACGGTCGGACAAGGTCGATCTCAATGACGAAATGGATCACCTCGGCATGTACATCACGGAGAAGAACTACGCTCAATATGCGGAGGAGCTTTCCGAGAATGCCGACAAGATGCACTTTGACGGCTATACGACGCCGGTGAACGAATATTTTAGCGCTGTGCTCCTTGGCGAGGCTCCACCTAAACCTCGGCAGAAAATGTCGCACCGTGCCTCGAACGAACCG from Nitrobacteraceae bacterium AZCC 1564 includes these protein-coding regions:
- a CDS encoding preprotein translocase subunit SecA (product_source=COG0653; cog=COG0653), with the translated sequence MSLNPPDAFTALAARAQHLVPLGIDVGQRPLWPLSVDDLRVYAELFDNPLIFLHFVEQRVRAGRSDKVDLNDEMDHLGMYITEKNYAQYAEELSENADKMHFDGYTTPVNEYFSAVLLGEAPPKPRQKMSHRASNEPHRAELSSYILDGAGD
- a CDS encoding hypothetical protein (product_source=Hypo-rule applied) yields the protein MRRERIKQRLSFMKLIAFASNIQPERFRAEPKLLQRHVQLRVLSPAVSREAHLIIKRETLEQCLDIGFQLGSIFIAYVVCVLRGLHRHNHALHVVDHPGCCELF
- a CDS encoding hypothetical protein (product_source=Hypo-rule applied; transmembrane_helix_parts=Inside_1_34,TMhelix_35_52,Outside_53_57); its protein translation is MFVALGRAFYTRPRDRRFKSGFKWNEAAMPMKHRLLWLTVAFVVVMVLIAIHDASPR
- a CDS encoding hypothetical protein (product_source=Hypo-rule applied); protein product: MDIATDMKELEEKSIARLEELAAKEEILDLEALRAKVFEDPSLTALRDRFAGAMFGFDIFDVEKNTALPKALLDALSYSPGEDAEFFAPGEFAGWPLRIWPVMRRPFIRLNGSTYCFDIFSLFDNIYRALRRIVVELEPT